A genomic region of Equus caballus isolate H_3958 breed thoroughbred chromosome 1, TB-T2T, whole genome shotgun sequence contains the following coding sequences:
- the TLE3 gene encoding transducin-like enhancer protein 3 isoform X1, whose amino-acid sequence MYPQGRHPAPHQPGQPGFKFTVAESCDRIKDEFQFLQAQYHSLKVEYDKLANEKTEMQRHYVMYYEMSYGLNIEMHKQTEIAKRLNTILAQIMPFLSQEHQQQVAQAVERAKQVTMTELNAIIGVRGLPSLPFTQQQLQAQHLSHATHGPPVQLPPHPSGLQPPGIPPVTGSSSGLLALGALGGQAHLTVKDEKNHHELDHRERESSVNNSVSPSESLRASEKHRGSADYSMEAKKRKAEEKDSLSRYDSDGDKSDDLVVDVSNEDPATPRVSPAHSPPENGLDKARGLKKDAPTSPASVASSSSTPSSKTKDLGHNDKSSTPGLKSNTPTPRNDAPTPGTSTTPGLRAMPGKPPGMDPIGIMASALRTPISITSSYAAPFAMMGHHEMNGSLTSPSAYAGLHNIPPQMSAAAAAAAAAYGRSPMVSFGAVGFDPHPPMRATGLPSSLASIPGGKPAYSFHVSADGQMQPVPFPHDALAGPNIPRHARQINTLSHGEVVCAVTISNPTRHVYTGGKGCVKIWDISQPGSKSPISQLDCLNRDNYIRSCKLLPDGRTLIVGGEASTLTIWDLASPTPRIKAELTSSAPACYALAISPDAKVCFSCCSDGNIAVWDLHNQTLVRQFQGHTDGASCIDISHDGTKLWTGGLDNTVRSWDLREGRQLQQHDFTSQIFSLGYCPTGEWLAVGMESSNVEVLHHTKPDKYQLHLHESCVLSLKFAYCGKWFVSTGKDNLLNAWRTPYGASIFQSKESSSVLSCDISADDKYIVTGSGDKKATVYEVIY is encoded by the exons ACAGAGATTGCGAAGAGACTGAACACAATTTTAGCACAGATCATGCCTTTCCTGTCGCAAGAG CACCAGCAGCAGGTGGCGCAGGCGGTGGAACGTGCCAAGCAGGTCACCATGACGGAGCTGAACGCCATCATCGGGGTACGTGGACTCCCCAGTCTGCCTTTCACC CAACAGCAGCTCCAGGCGCAGCACCTCTCCCACGCCACGCACGGCCCCCCGGTCCAGTTGCCACCCCACCCGTcaggcctccagcctccagggaTCCCCCCGGTGACCGGGAGCAGCTCGGGGCTGCTGGCGCTTGGTGCCCTGGGCGGCCAGGCCCACCTGACGGTGAAGGATGAGAAGAACCACCATGAACTGGACCACAGAG AGAGAGAATCCAGTGTG AATAACTCGGTGTCACCCTCGGAAAGCCTCCGGGCCAGTGAGAAGCACCGCGGCTCTGCAGACTACAGCATGGAGGCCAAGAAGCGGAAAGCGGAGGAGAAGGACAGCCTGAGCCGATAC GACAGTGACGGGGACAAGAGTGACGATCTGGTGGTGGATGTTTCCAATGAG GACCCAGCAACGCCCCGGGTGAGCCCGGCGCACTCCCCTCCTGAAAATGGGCTGGACAAGGCCCGTGGCCTGAAGAAGGATGcccccaccagccctgcctcGGTGGCTTCCTCCAGCAGCACGCCTTCCTCCAAGACCAAAGACCTTGGTCAT AATGACAAATCCTCCACCCCTGGGCTCAAGTCCAACACACCCACTCCGAGGAACGATGCCCCGACTCCAGGCACCAGCACAACCCCGGGTCTCCGGGCAATGCCAGGCAAGCCCCCAGGCATGGACCCGATAGGTATAATGG CCTCGGCCCTGCGCACGCCCATCTCCATCACCAGCTCCTACGCGGCACCCTTCGCCATGATGGGCCACCATGAGATGAACGGCTCCCTGACCAGCCCCAGTGCCTACGCCGGCCTCCACAACATCCCGCCACAGATGAGCGCAGctgccgcggccgccgccgccgcctacGGCCGGTCGCCAATGGTGAGCTTTGGAGCT GTTGGTTTTGACCCTCACCCCCCCATGCGGGCCACCGGCCTGCCTTCAAGCCTCGCCTCCATTCCTGGCGGGAAACC AGCATATTCTTTCCACGTGAGCGCTGATGGCCAGATGCAGCCCGTGCCCTTCCCCCACGACGCCCTGGCAGGCCCCAACATCCcaaggcatgctcggcagatcaACACCCTCAGCCACGGGGAGGTGGTGTGTGCCGTGACAATCAGCAACCCCACACGGCACGTCTACACAGGGGGCAAGGGCTGCGTGAAGATCTGGGACATCAGCCAGCCAGGCAGCAAGAGCCCCATCTCCCAGCTGGACTGCCTG aaCAGGGACAACTACATCCGCTCCTGCAAGCTGCTCCCTGATGGGCGCACACTCATCGTGGGCGGCGAGGCCAGCACGCTCACCATCTGGGACCTCGCCTCGCCCACGCCCCGCATCAAGGCCGAGCTGACATCCTCAGCTCCTGCCTGCTACGCCCTGGCCATCAGCCCCGACGCCAAAGTCTGCTTCTCCTGCTGCAGTGATGGGAACATTGCAGTGTGGGACCTGCACAACCAGACCCTGGTTAG GCAGTTCCAGGGCCACACAGATGGGGCCAGCTGCATAGACATCTCCCACGACGGCACCAAGCTGTGGACCGGAGGCCTGGACAACACTGTGCGCTCCTGGGACCTGCGGGAGGGCCGGCAACTGCAGCAGCACGACTTCACCTCCCAG ATCTTCTCGCTGGGTTACTGCCCCACCGGGGAGTGGCTGGCCGTGGGCATGGAGAGCAGCAACGTGGAGGTGCTGCACCACACCAAGCCCGACAAGTACCAGCTGCACCTGCACGAGAGCTGCGTGCTCTCCCTCAAGTTCGCCTACTGCG GCAAGTGGTTTGTGAGCACTGGGAAAGATAACCTTCTCAATGCCTGGAGGACACCATACGGAGCCAGCATATTCCAG TCTAAGGAATCCTCGTCTGTCTTGAGTTGTGACATTTCGGCGGATGACAAATATATTGTAACAGGCTCTGGTGACAAGAAGGCCACGGTTTATGAGGTCATCTACTAA
- the TLE3 gene encoding transducin-like enhancer protein 3 isoform X4, producing MYPQGRHPAPHQPGQPGFKFTVAESCDRIKDEFQFLQAQYHSLKVEYDKLANEKTEMQRHYVMYYEMSYGLNIEMHKQTEIAKRLNTILAQIMPFLSQEHQQQVAQAVERAKQVTMTELNAIIGVRGLPSLPFTQQQLQAQHLSHATHGPPVQLPPHPSGLQPPGIPPVTGSSSGLLALGALGGQAHLTVKDEKNHHELDHRGANNSVSPSESLRASEKHRGSADYSMEAKKRKAEEKDSLSRYDSDGDKSDDLVVDVSNEDPATPRVSPAHSPPENGLDKARGLKKDAPTSPASVASSSSTPSSKTKDLGHNDKSSTPGLKSNTPTPRNDAPTPGTSTTPGLRAMPGKPPGMDPIASALRTPISITSSYAAPFAMMGHHEMNGSLTSPSAYAGLHNIPPQMSAAAAAAAAAYGRSPMVSFGAVGFDPHPPMRATGLPSSLASIPGGKPAYSFHVSADGQMQPVPFPHDALAGPNIPRHARQINTLSHGEVVCAVTISNPTRHVYTGGKGCVKIWDISQPGSKSPISQLDCLNRDNYIRSCKLLPDGRTLIVGGEASTLTIWDLASPTPRIKAELTSSAPACYALAISPDAKVCFSCCSDGNIAVWDLHNQTLVRQFQGHTDGASCIDISHDGTKLWTGGLDNTVRSWDLREGRQLQQHDFTSQIFSLGYCPTGEWLAVGMESSNVEVLHHTKPDKYQLHLHESCVLSLKFAYCGKWFVSTGKDNLLNAWRTPYGASIFQSKESSSVLSCDISADDKYIVTGSGDKKATVYEVIY from the exons ACAGAGATTGCGAAGAGACTGAACACAATTTTAGCACAGATCATGCCTTTCCTGTCGCAAGAG CACCAGCAGCAGGTGGCGCAGGCGGTGGAACGTGCCAAGCAGGTCACCATGACGGAGCTGAACGCCATCATCGGGGTACGTGGACTCCCCAGTCTGCCTTTCACC CAACAGCAGCTCCAGGCGCAGCACCTCTCCCACGCCACGCACGGCCCCCCGGTCCAGTTGCCACCCCACCCGTcaggcctccagcctccagggaTCCCCCCGGTGACCGGGAGCAGCTCGGGGCTGCTGGCGCTTGGTGCCCTGGGCGGCCAGGCCCACCTGACGGTGAAGGATGAGAAGAACCACCATGAACTGGACCACAGAGGTGCg AATAACTCGGTGTCACCCTCGGAAAGCCTCCGGGCCAGTGAGAAGCACCGCGGCTCTGCAGACTACAGCATGGAGGCCAAGAAGCGGAAAGCGGAGGAGAAGGACAGCCTGAGCCGATAC GACAGTGACGGGGACAAGAGTGACGATCTGGTGGTGGATGTTTCCAATGAG GACCCAGCAACGCCCCGGGTGAGCCCGGCGCACTCCCCTCCTGAAAATGGGCTGGACAAGGCCCGTGGCCTGAAGAAGGATGcccccaccagccctgcctcGGTGGCTTCCTCCAGCAGCACGCCTTCCTCCAAGACCAAAGACCTTGGTCAT AATGACAAATCCTCCACCCCTGGGCTCAAGTCCAACACACCCACTCCGAGGAACGATGCCCCGACTCCAGGCACCAGCACAACCCCGGGTCTCCGGGCAATGCCAGGCAAGCCCCCAGGCATGGACCCGATAG CCTCGGCCCTGCGCACGCCCATCTCCATCACCAGCTCCTACGCGGCACCCTTCGCCATGATGGGCCACCATGAGATGAACGGCTCCCTGACCAGCCCCAGTGCCTACGCCGGCCTCCACAACATCCCGCCACAGATGAGCGCAGctgccgcggccgccgccgccgcctacGGCCGGTCGCCAATGGTGAGCTTTGGAGCT GTTGGTTTTGACCCTCACCCCCCCATGCGGGCCACCGGCCTGCCTTCAAGCCTCGCCTCCATTCCTGGCGGGAAACC AGCATATTCTTTCCACGTGAGCGCTGATGGCCAGATGCAGCCCGTGCCCTTCCCCCACGACGCCCTGGCAGGCCCCAACATCCcaaggcatgctcggcagatcaACACCCTCAGCCACGGGGAGGTGGTGTGTGCCGTGACAATCAGCAACCCCACACGGCACGTCTACACAGGGGGCAAGGGCTGCGTGAAGATCTGGGACATCAGCCAGCCAGGCAGCAAGAGCCCCATCTCCCAGCTGGACTGCCTG aaCAGGGACAACTACATCCGCTCCTGCAAGCTGCTCCCTGATGGGCGCACACTCATCGTGGGCGGCGAGGCCAGCACGCTCACCATCTGGGACCTCGCCTCGCCCACGCCCCGCATCAAGGCCGAGCTGACATCCTCAGCTCCTGCCTGCTACGCCCTGGCCATCAGCCCCGACGCCAAAGTCTGCTTCTCCTGCTGCAGTGATGGGAACATTGCAGTGTGGGACCTGCACAACCAGACCCTGGTTAG GCAGTTCCAGGGCCACACAGATGGGGCCAGCTGCATAGACATCTCCCACGACGGCACCAAGCTGTGGACCGGAGGCCTGGACAACACTGTGCGCTCCTGGGACCTGCGGGAGGGCCGGCAACTGCAGCAGCACGACTTCACCTCCCAG ATCTTCTCGCTGGGTTACTGCCCCACCGGGGAGTGGCTGGCCGTGGGCATGGAGAGCAGCAACGTGGAGGTGCTGCACCACACCAAGCCCGACAAGTACCAGCTGCACCTGCACGAGAGCTGCGTGCTCTCCCTCAAGTTCGCCTACTGCG GCAAGTGGTTTGTGAGCACTGGGAAAGATAACCTTCTCAATGCCTGGAGGACACCATACGGAGCCAGCATATTCCAG TCTAAGGAATCCTCGTCTGTCTTGAGTTGTGACATTTCGGCGGATGACAAATATATTGTAACAGGCTCTGGTGACAAGAAGGCCACGGTTTATGAGGTCATCTACTAA
- the TLE3 gene encoding transducin-like enhancer protein 3 isoform X5, translating into MYPQGRHPAPHQPGQPGFKFTVAESCDRIKDEFQFLQAQYHSLKVEYDKLANEKTEMQRHYVMYYEMSYGLNIEMHKQTEIAKRLNTILAQIMPFLSQEHQQQVAQAVERAKQVTMTELNAIIGVRGLPSLPFTQQQLQAQHLSHATHGPPVQLPPHPSGLQPPGIPPVTGSSSGLLALGALGGQAHLTVKDEKNHHELDHRERESSVNNSVSPSESLRASEKHRGSADYSMEAKKRKAEEKDSLSRYDSDGDKSDDLVVDVSNEDPATPRVSPAHSPPENGLDKARGLKKDAPTSPASVASSSSTPSSKTKDLGHNDKSSTPGLKSNTPTPRNDAPTPGTSTTPGLRAMPGKPPGMDPIASALRTPISITSSYAAPFAMMGHHEMNGSLTSPSAYAGLHNIPPQMSAAAAAAAAAYGRSPMVGFDPHPPMRATGLPSSLASIPGGKPAYSFHVSADGQMQPVPFPHDALAGPNIPRHARQINTLSHGEVVCAVTISNPTRHVYTGGKGCVKIWDISQPGSKSPISQLDCLNRDNYIRSCKLLPDGRTLIVGGEASTLTIWDLASPTPRIKAELTSSAPACYALAISPDAKVCFSCCSDGNIAVWDLHNQTLVRQFQGHTDGASCIDISHDGTKLWTGGLDNTVRSWDLREGRQLQQHDFTSQIFSLGYCPTGEWLAVGMESSNVEVLHHTKPDKYQLHLHESCVLSLKFAYCGKWFVSTGKDNLLNAWRTPYGASIFQSKESSSVLSCDISADDKYIVTGSGDKKATVYEVIY; encoded by the exons ACAGAGATTGCGAAGAGACTGAACACAATTTTAGCACAGATCATGCCTTTCCTGTCGCAAGAG CACCAGCAGCAGGTGGCGCAGGCGGTGGAACGTGCCAAGCAGGTCACCATGACGGAGCTGAACGCCATCATCGGGGTACGTGGACTCCCCAGTCTGCCTTTCACC CAACAGCAGCTCCAGGCGCAGCACCTCTCCCACGCCACGCACGGCCCCCCGGTCCAGTTGCCACCCCACCCGTcaggcctccagcctccagggaTCCCCCCGGTGACCGGGAGCAGCTCGGGGCTGCTGGCGCTTGGTGCCCTGGGCGGCCAGGCCCACCTGACGGTGAAGGATGAGAAGAACCACCATGAACTGGACCACAGAG AGAGAGAATCCAGTGTG AATAACTCGGTGTCACCCTCGGAAAGCCTCCGGGCCAGTGAGAAGCACCGCGGCTCTGCAGACTACAGCATGGAGGCCAAGAAGCGGAAAGCGGAGGAGAAGGACAGCCTGAGCCGATAC GACAGTGACGGGGACAAGAGTGACGATCTGGTGGTGGATGTTTCCAATGAG GACCCAGCAACGCCCCGGGTGAGCCCGGCGCACTCCCCTCCTGAAAATGGGCTGGACAAGGCCCGTGGCCTGAAGAAGGATGcccccaccagccctgcctcGGTGGCTTCCTCCAGCAGCACGCCTTCCTCCAAGACCAAAGACCTTGGTCAT AATGACAAATCCTCCACCCCTGGGCTCAAGTCCAACACACCCACTCCGAGGAACGATGCCCCGACTCCAGGCACCAGCACAACCCCGGGTCTCCGGGCAATGCCAGGCAAGCCCCCAGGCATGGACCCGATAG CCTCGGCCCTGCGCACGCCCATCTCCATCACCAGCTCCTACGCGGCACCCTTCGCCATGATGGGCCACCATGAGATGAACGGCTCCCTGACCAGCCCCAGTGCCTACGCCGGCCTCCACAACATCCCGCCACAGATGAGCGCAGctgccgcggccgccgccgccgcctacGGCCGGTCGCCAATG GTTGGTTTTGACCCTCACCCCCCCATGCGGGCCACCGGCCTGCCTTCAAGCCTCGCCTCCATTCCTGGCGGGAAACC AGCATATTCTTTCCACGTGAGCGCTGATGGCCAGATGCAGCCCGTGCCCTTCCCCCACGACGCCCTGGCAGGCCCCAACATCCcaaggcatgctcggcagatcaACACCCTCAGCCACGGGGAGGTGGTGTGTGCCGTGACAATCAGCAACCCCACACGGCACGTCTACACAGGGGGCAAGGGCTGCGTGAAGATCTGGGACATCAGCCAGCCAGGCAGCAAGAGCCCCATCTCCCAGCTGGACTGCCTG aaCAGGGACAACTACATCCGCTCCTGCAAGCTGCTCCCTGATGGGCGCACACTCATCGTGGGCGGCGAGGCCAGCACGCTCACCATCTGGGACCTCGCCTCGCCCACGCCCCGCATCAAGGCCGAGCTGACATCCTCAGCTCCTGCCTGCTACGCCCTGGCCATCAGCCCCGACGCCAAAGTCTGCTTCTCCTGCTGCAGTGATGGGAACATTGCAGTGTGGGACCTGCACAACCAGACCCTGGTTAG GCAGTTCCAGGGCCACACAGATGGGGCCAGCTGCATAGACATCTCCCACGACGGCACCAAGCTGTGGACCGGAGGCCTGGACAACACTGTGCGCTCCTGGGACCTGCGGGAGGGCCGGCAACTGCAGCAGCACGACTTCACCTCCCAG ATCTTCTCGCTGGGTTACTGCCCCACCGGGGAGTGGCTGGCCGTGGGCATGGAGAGCAGCAACGTGGAGGTGCTGCACCACACCAAGCCCGACAAGTACCAGCTGCACCTGCACGAGAGCTGCGTGCTCTCCCTCAAGTTCGCCTACTGCG GCAAGTGGTTTGTGAGCACTGGGAAAGATAACCTTCTCAATGCCTGGAGGACACCATACGGAGCCAGCATATTCCAG TCTAAGGAATCCTCGTCTGTCTTGAGTTGTGACATTTCGGCGGATGACAAATATATTGTAACAGGCTCTGGTGACAAGAAGGCCACGGTTTATGAGGTCATCTACTAA
- the TLE3 gene encoding transducin-like enhancer protein 3 isoform X8: MYPQGRHPAPHQPGQPGFKFTVAESCDRIKDEFQFLQAQYHSLKVEYDKLANEKTEMQRHYVMYYEMSYGLNIEMHKQTEIAKRLNTILAQIMPFLSQEHQQQVAQAVERAKQVTMTELNAIIGVRGLPSLPFTQQQLQAQHLSHATHGPPVQLPPHPSGLQPPGIPPVTGSSSGLLALGALGGQAHLTVKDEKNHHELDHRERESSVNNSVSPSESLRASEKHRGSADYSMEAKKRKAEEKDSLSRYDSDGDKSDDLVVDVSNEDPATPRVSPAHSPPENGLDKARGLKKDAPTSPASVASSSSTPSSKTKDLGHNDKSSTPGLKSNTPTPRNDAPTPGTSTTPGLRAMPASALRTPISITSSYAAPFAMMGHHEMNGSLTSPSAYAGLHNIPPQMSAAAAAAAAAYGRSPMVSFGAVGFDPHPPMRATGLPSSLASIPGGKPAYSFHVSADGQMQPVPFPHDALAGPNIPRHARQINTLSHGEVVCAVTISNPTRHVYTGGKGCVKIWDISQPGSKSPISQLDCLNRDNYIRSCKLLPDGRTLIVGGEASTLTIWDLASPTPRIKAELTSSAPACYALAISPDAKVCFSCCSDGNIAVWDLHNQTLVRQFQGHTDGASCIDISHDGTKLWTGGLDNTVRSWDLREGRQLQQHDFTSQIFSLGYCPTGEWLAVGMESSNVEVLHHTKPDKYQLHLHESCVLSLKFAYCGKWFVSTGKDNLLNAWRTPYGASIFQSKESSSVLSCDISADDKYIVTGSGDKKATVYEVIY, from the exons ACAGAGATTGCGAAGAGACTGAACACAATTTTAGCACAGATCATGCCTTTCCTGTCGCAAGAG CACCAGCAGCAGGTGGCGCAGGCGGTGGAACGTGCCAAGCAGGTCACCATGACGGAGCTGAACGCCATCATCGGGGTACGTGGACTCCCCAGTCTGCCTTTCACC CAACAGCAGCTCCAGGCGCAGCACCTCTCCCACGCCACGCACGGCCCCCCGGTCCAGTTGCCACCCCACCCGTcaggcctccagcctccagggaTCCCCCCGGTGACCGGGAGCAGCTCGGGGCTGCTGGCGCTTGGTGCCCTGGGCGGCCAGGCCCACCTGACGGTGAAGGATGAGAAGAACCACCATGAACTGGACCACAGAG AGAGAGAATCCAGTGTG AATAACTCGGTGTCACCCTCGGAAAGCCTCCGGGCCAGTGAGAAGCACCGCGGCTCTGCAGACTACAGCATGGAGGCCAAGAAGCGGAAAGCGGAGGAGAAGGACAGCCTGAGCCGATAC GACAGTGACGGGGACAAGAGTGACGATCTGGTGGTGGATGTTTCCAATGAG GACCCAGCAACGCCCCGGGTGAGCCCGGCGCACTCCCCTCCTGAAAATGGGCTGGACAAGGCCCGTGGCCTGAAGAAGGATGcccccaccagccctgcctcGGTGGCTTCCTCCAGCAGCACGCCTTCCTCCAAGACCAAAGACCTTGGTCAT AATGACAAATCCTCCACCCCTGGGCTCAAGTCCAACACACCCACTCCGAGGAACGATGCCCCGACTCCAGGCACCAGCACAACCCCGGGTCTCCGGGCAATGCCAG CCTCGGCCCTGCGCACGCCCATCTCCATCACCAGCTCCTACGCGGCACCCTTCGCCATGATGGGCCACCATGAGATGAACGGCTCCCTGACCAGCCCCAGTGCCTACGCCGGCCTCCACAACATCCCGCCACAGATGAGCGCAGctgccgcggccgccgccgccgcctacGGCCGGTCGCCAATGGTGAGCTTTGGAGCT GTTGGTTTTGACCCTCACCCCCCCATGCGGGCCACCGGCCTGCCTTCAAGCCTCGCCTCCATTCCTGGCGGGAAACC AGCATATTCTTTCCACGTGAGCGCTGATGGCCAGATGCAGCCCGTGCCCTTCCCCCACGACGCCCTGGCAGGCCCCAACATCCcaaggcatgctcggcagatcaACACCCTCAGCCACGGGGAGGTGGTGTGTGCCGTGACAATCAGCAACCCCACACGGCACGTCTACACAGGGGGCAAGGGCTGCGTGAAGATCTGGGACATCAGCCAGCCAGGCAGCAAGAGCCCCATCTCCCAGCTGGACTGCCTG aaCAGGGACAACTACATCCGCTCCTGCAAGCTGCTCCCTGATGGGCGCACACTCATCGTGGGCGGCGAGGCCAGCACGCTCACCATCTGGGACCTCGCCTCGCCCACGCCCCGCATCAAGGCCGAGCTGACATCCTCAGCTCCTGCCTGCTACGCCCTGGCCATCAGCCCCGACGCCAAAGTCTGCTTCTCCTGCTGCAGTGATGGGAACATTGCAGTGTGGGACCTGCACAACCAGACCCTGGTTAG GCAGTTCCAGGGCCACACAGATGGGGCCAGCTGCATAGACATCTCCCACGACGGCACCAAGCTGTGGACCGGAGGCCTGGACAACACTGTGCGCTCCTGGGACCTGCGGGAGGGCCGGCAACTGCAGCAGCACGACTTCACCTCCCAG ATCTTCTCGCTGGGTTACTGCCCCACCGGGGAGTGGCTGGCCGTGGGCATGGAGAGCAGCAACGTGGAGGTGCTGCACCACACCAAGCCCGACAAGTACCAGCTGCACCTGCACGAGAGCTGCGTGCTCTCCCTCAAGTTCGCCTACTGCG GCAAGTGGTTTGTGAGCACTGGGAAAGATAACCTTCTCAATGCCTGGAGGACACCATACGGAGCCAGCATATTCCAG TCTAAGGAATCCTCGTCTGTCTTGAGTTGTGACATTTCGGCGGATGACAAATATATTGTAACAGGCTCTGGTGACAAGAAGGCCACGGTTTATGAGGTCATCTACTAA
- the TLE3 gene encoding transducin-like enhancer protein 3 isoform X6 produces the protein MYPQGRHPAPHQPGQPGFKFTVAESCDRIKDEFQFLQAQYHSLKVEYDKLANEKTEMQRHYVMYYEMSYGLNIEMHKQTEIAKRLNTILAQIMPFLSQEHQQQVAQAVERAKQVTMTELNAIIGVRGLPSLPFTQQQLQAQHLSHATHGPPVQLPPHPSGLQPPGIPPVTGSSSGLLALGALGGQAHLTVKDEKNHHELDHRGANNSVSPSESLRASEKHRGSADYSMEAKKRKAEEKDSLSRYDSDGDKSDDLVVDVSNEDPATPRVSPAHSPPENGLDKARGLKKDAPTSPASVASSSSTPSSKTKDLGHNDKSSTPGLKSNTPTPRNDAPTPGTSTTPGLRAMPGKPPGMDPIGIMASALRTPISITSSYAAPFAMMGHHEMNGSLTSPSAYAGLHNIPPQMSAAAAAAAAAYGRSPMVGFDPHPPMRATGLPSSLASIPGGKPAYSFHVSADGQMQPVPFPHDALAGPNIPRHARQINTLSHGEVVCAVTISNPTRHVYTGGKGCVKIWDISQPGSKSPISQLDCLNRDNYIRSCKLLPDGRTLIVGGEASTLTIWDLASPTPRIKAELTSSAPACYALAISPDAKVCFSCCSDGNIAVWDLHNQTLVRQFQGHTDGASCIDISHDGTKLWTGGLDNTVRSWDLREGRQLQQHDFTSQIFSLGYCPTGEWLAVGMESSNVEVLHHTKPDKYQLHLHESCVLSLKFAYCGKWFVSTGKDNLLNAWRTPYGASIFQSKESSSVLSCDISADDKYIVTGSGDKKATVYEVIY, from the exons ACAGAGATTGCGAAGAGACTGAACACAATTTTAGCACAGATCATGCCTTTCCTGTCGCAAGAG CACCAGCAGCAGGTGGCGCAGGCGGTGGAACGTGCCAAGCAGGTCACCATGACGGAGCTGAACGCCATCATCGGGGTACGTGGACTCCCCAGTCTGCCTTTCACC CAACAGCAGCTCCAGGCGCAGCACCTCTCCCACGCCACGCACGGCCCCCCGGTCCAGTTGCCACCCCACCCGTcaggcctccagcctccagggaTCCCCCCGGTGACCGGGAGCAGCTCGGGGCTGCTGGCGCTTGGTGCCCTGGGCGGCCAGGCCCACCTGACGGTGAAGGATGAGAAGAACCACCATGAACTGGACCACAGAGGTGCg AATAACTCGGTGTCACCCTCGGAAAGCCTCCGGGCCAGTGAGAAGCACCGCGGCTCTGCAGACTACAGCATGGAGGCCAAGAAGCGGAAAGCGGAGGAGAAGGACAGCCTGAGCCGATAC GACAGTGACGGGGACAAGAGTGACGATCTGGTGGTGGATGTTTCCAATGAG GACCCAGCAACGCCCCGGGTGAGCCCGGCGCACTCCCCTCCTGAAAATGGGCTGGACAAGGCCCGTGGCCTGAAGAAGGATGcccccaccagccctgcctcGGTGGCTTCCTCCAGCAGCACGCCTTCCTCCAAGACCAAAGACCTTGGTCAT AATGACAAATCCTCCACCCCTGGGCTCAAGTCCAACACACCCACTCCGAGGAACGATGCCCCGACTCCAGGCACCAGCACAACCCCGGGTCTCCGGGCAATGCCAGGCAAGCCCCCAGGCATGGACCCGATAGGTATAATGG CCTCGGCCCTGCGCACGCCCATCTCCATCACCAGCTCCTACGCGGCACCCTTCGCCATGATGGGCCACCATGAGATGAACGGCTCCCTGACCAGCCCCAGTGCCTACGCCGGCCTCCACAACATCCCGCCACAGATGAGCGCAGctgccgcggccgccgccgccgcctacGGCCGGTCGCCAATG GTTGGTTTTGACCCTCACCCCCCCATGCGGGCCACCGGCCTGCCTTCAAGCCTCGCCTCCATTCCTGGCGGGAAACC AGCATATTCTTTCCACGTGAGCGCTGATGGCCAGATGCAGCCCGTGCCCTTCCCCCACGACGCCCTGGCAGGCCCCAACATCCcaaggcatgctcggcagatcaACACCCTCAGCCACGGGGAGGTGGTGTGTGCCGTGACAATCAGCAACCCCACACGGCACGTCTACACAGGGGGCAAGGGCTGCGTGAAGATCTGGGACATCAGCCAGCCAGGCAGCAAGAGCCCCATCTCCCAGCTGGACTGCCTG aaCAGGGACAACTACATCCGCTCCTGCAAGCTGCTCCCTGATGGGCGCACACTCATCGTGGGCGGCGAGGCCAGCACGCTCACCATCTGGGACCTCGCCTCGCCCACGCCCCGCATCAAGGCCGAGCTGACATCCTCAGCTCCTGCCTGCTACGCCCTGGCCATCAGCCCCGACGCCAAAGTCTGCTTCTCCTGCTGCAGTGATGGGAACATTGCAGTGTGGGACCTGCACAACCAGACCCTGGTTAG GCAGTTCCAGGGCCACACAGATGGGGCCAGCTGCATAGACATCTCCCACGACGGCACCAAGCTGTGGACCGGAGGCCTGGACAACACTGTGCGCTCCTGGGACCTGCGGGAGGGCCGGCAACTGCAGCAGCACGACTTCACCTCCCAG ATCTTCTCGCTGGGTTACTGCCCCACCGGGGAGTGGCTGGCCGTGGGCATGGAGAGCAGCAACGTGGAGGTGCTGCACCACACCAAGCCCGACAAGTACCAGCTGCACCTGCACGAGAGCTGCGTGCTCTCCCTCAAGTTCGCCTACTGCG GCAAGTGGTTTGTGAGCACTGGGAAAGATAACCTTCTCAATGCCTGGAGGACACCATACGGAGCCAGCATATTCCAG TCTAAGGAATCCTCGTCTGTCTTGAGTTGTGACATTTCGGCGGATGACAAATATATTGTAACAGGCTCTGGTGACAAGAAGGCCACGGTTTATGAGGTCATCTACTAA